In a genomic window of Aricia agestis chromosome 2, ilAriAges1.1, whole genome shotgun sequence:
- the LOC121738372 gene encoding uncharacterized protein LOC121738372: MLSLLSQQNKSSSSQLTKSISQVVTEEEITDEELYKQVNVLKRQHKVLALENRVLENTIMRLDPSLMNSIQQALEYALRLQQSSNSFNTGGSFFKPQTSKYCLESMISQSRMFSPSKVSSKRADSLAKVSGTIFGTGPRINVLERSELVSTEMEIVVKNLEKYRRNAEKQHALLKAQLEEIGLREKYIKKATDMFHQTVVVDGWDKIAQRIPAEIWIRFINEWNKIVDTHIGKLRLRTSTLNTQHNKLKGQIKTKKELSESLRPVDFEKLEIENKECLKTIDQKVQQLEELKKLTGDANLNLTVHKKAMMEQDEYLKKVLSSIEDKKKQTTALEKENAVIQALVNNLQVQLEELKKVRLKYEVPNTIDYVKVKSDITDLKQSIKILENRAHVQDITLASLNRKLKSIQICPEE; this comes from the coding sequence ATGCTGTCTTTGTTATCACAACAAAACAAGAGCAGCAGCAGCCAGCTCACGAAGTCGATCAGTCAAGTGGTCACTGAGGAAGAAATAACTGATGAGGAACTCTACAAGCAAGTCAACGTCCTCAAGCGGCAGCACAAAGTATTAGCCCTCGAGAATAGAGTTTTGGAGAACACTATAATGAGATTGGATCCATCTCTGATGAACAGCATCCAGCAGGCTTTGGAGTATGCACTGAGACTTCAACAGAGTAGCAACTCGTTCAACACAGGTGGCAGTTTCTTTAAGCCTCAAACGTCCAAATACTGCTTGGAATCGATGATCAGTCAGTCGAGGATGTTCAGTCCATCAAAAGTATCCTCCAAGAGAGCGGACTCTTTGGCAAAAGTGAGTGGAACAATTTTTGGCACCGGGCCCAGAATAAACGTCCTAGAACGATCCGAATTGGTGTCGACAGAAATGGAAATTGTTGTGAAGAACTTGGAGAAATATCGAAGGAACGCAGAGAAACAACACGCCCTCCTTAAAGCACAGTTGGAAGAAATTGGATTACGCGAAAAGTATATTAAGAAAGCCACCGATATGTTTCACCAAACTGTAGTCGTGGATGGCTGGGATAAAATCGCTCAAAGAATTCCAGCAGAAATATGGATCAGATTCATAAACGAGTGGAATAAAATAGTCGACACCCATATTGGGAAGTTGAGACTTCGAACCAGTACATTAAACACTCAACACAACAAGTTGAAGGGACAGATCAAAACTAAGAAGGAGCTAAGCGAGAGCTTGAGACCGGTAGACTTCGAGAAACTCGAAATTGAAAACAAGGAATGTTTGAAAACTATAGATCAGAAAGTACAGCAGCTAGAGGAGTTAAAAAAGTTAACTGGAGACGCGAATTTGAATCTAACAGTACACAAAAAGGCGATGATGGAACAGGATGAATATCTGAAGAAGGTATTAAGCTCCATAGAAGATAAGAAGAAACAGACCACTGCATTAGAGAAAGAGAATGCTGTTATACAAGCGCTAGTTAATAATTTGCAGGTACAACTTGAGGAACTTAAAAAGGTGAGGCTAAAGTATGAGGTTCCGAACACTATTGACTATGTTAAAGTAAAATCGGATATAACGGATTTGaaacaaagtatcaaaatcttggaGAACAGAGCACATGTACAGGATATAACGTTGGCTTCGCTAAACCGAAAACTGAAATCTATACAAATATGCCCAGAGGAATGA